One window of the Diospyros lotus cultivar Yz01 chromosome 12, ASM1463336v1, whole genome shotgun sequence genome contains the following:
- the LOC127787008 gene encoding putative kinase-like protein TMKL1 — translation MAVPSVSCLYNGTIFIILIIFATLPGILTHSAPASPTTTTTTTTTSTTSSDVELVLSKIKPSLQGNAENLLLSSWNASMPLCQWRGLKWVFTDGTPLVCTDLSSPQWANLSIYKDPSLRLLSLQLPSAGLSGTVPRELGELSNLQSLYLGVNTLSGTIPLELGYSSSLSEIDLGGNLLNGSLPPSIWNLCDRLVSLRLHGNSLSGSLPEPALPNATCKDFQILDLGHNMFSGSFPEFVTRFNSLRELDLSSNMLSGPIPVSLSGLNLEELNLSYNNFSGVLPDLRNPKIGVEAFDGNNNLCGPPLRSCRGRSGLSSGAIAGIVIGLMTGTVVLASLLIGYVQGKKRKSREEDEEELEEGEDEENGGGGGGEGKLILFQGGEHLTLDDVLNATGQVMEKTSYGTAYKAKLADGGTIALRLLREGSCKDRGSCLPVIKQLGRIRHENLIPLRAFYQGLRGEKLLIYDYLPNRTLHDLLHESKAGKPALNWARRHKIALGIARGLAYLHTGLETPVTHGNVRSKNVLVDDFFVARLTEFGLDKIMIPAVADELVALAKTDGYKAPELQRMKKCNSRTDVYAFGILLLEILLGKKPGKNGRNSGFVDLPSLVKEAVLEETTMEVFDVEVLKGIRSPMEDGLVQALKLAMGCCAPVASVRPSMDEVVKQLEENRPRNRSALYSPAETRSGMETPF, via the exons ATGGCGGTTCCCAGTGTATCCTGTCTCTACAACGGTACCATcttcatcatcctcatcatcttcGCAACCTTACCCGGCATTCTCACTCACTCAGCACCGGCTTCACcaactactactactactactactactacttctACTACTTCTTCGGACGTGGAGCTGGTGCTTAGCAAAATCAAGCCATCGCTGCAAGGCAACGCAGAGAATCTGCTGCTATCTTCATGGAACGCGTCCATGCCGCTCTGCCAATGGCGAGGCCTGAAATGGGTCTTCACAGATGGGACACCTCTCGTCTGCACCGACCTCTCTTCTCCACAGTGGGCCAACCTCTCCATCTACAAAGACCCGTCGCTCCGCCTTCTCTCTCTTCAGCTCCCTTCAGCCGGCCTTTCGGGAACAGTCCCAAGAGAACTCGGCGAGCTCTCCAATCTACAGAGTCTGTATCTCGGAGTCAATACGCTCTCCGGAACGATCCCGCTCGAGCTCGGCTACAGTTCTTCGCTCTCGGAGATTGACTTGGGCGGCAATTTGCTCAACGGCTCGCTTCCCCCGTCGATCTGGAACCTCTGCGATCGGCTCGTTTCGCTTCGTCTACACGGTAACTCTCTCTCCGGCTCTCTTCCCGAGCCCGCATTGCCTAATGCTACTTGCaaggattttcaaattctcGATCTTGGTCACAACATGTTTTCTGGCAGTTTCCCGGAATTTGTAACTAGGTTTAACAGTCTTAGAGAGCTTGACCTTTCCAGCAACATGTTATCGGGTCCAATTCCTGTCAGCTTAAGTGGATTAAATTTGGAGGAACTGAATCTTTCGTATAATAATTTTAGTGGGGTGTTGCCAGACCTTCGGAATCCTAAGATTGGAGTGGAGGCTTTCGACGGGAACAATAATCTTTGCGGGCCTCCATTGAGGAGCTGTAGAGGAAGGTCTGGGTTGAGCTCTGGTGCAATTGCTGGCATCGTTATTGGATTGATGACCGGAACGGTTGTTTTGGCTTCCCTGTTAATTGGGTATGTTCaggggaagaagaggaagagcaGGGAGGAAGATGAGGAGGAgctggaagaaggagaagatgaagaaaatggcggcggcggcggcggagagGGGAAGCTAATTTTGTTTCAGGGCGGCGAGCATTTGACATTGGATGATGTGCTGAATGCAACGGGGCAAGTTATGGAGAAGACGAGTTATGGGACTGCGTACAAGGCCAAGCTTGCAGATGGGGGAACCATAGCTCTGAGGCTGTTGAGGGAAGGGAGTTGTAAAGATAGAGGTTCGTGTTTGCCCGTGATAAAGCAATTGGGCCGAATTCGTCACGAGAATTTGATTCCTTTGCGGGCTTTTTATCAGGGGCTGAGAGGGGAGAAGCTGCTCATCTATGACTATCTTCCCAACAGAACCCTCCATGATCTGTTACATG AGTCAAAAGCAGGGAAACCGGCTTTGAATTGGGCTAGGAGACACAAGATTGCATTGGGTATAGCAAGAGGACTAGCATATCTTCATACAGGTCTCGAAACACCCGTTACTCATGGGAATGTAAGATCCAAGAATGTGCTCGTGGATGACTTTTTTGTGGCCAGGCTCACAGAGTTTGGACTTGATAAAATAATGATTCCAGCTGTTGCTGATGAACTGGTAGCGCTTGCAAAAACCGATGGCTATAAGGCACCAGAACTCCAGAGGATGAAAAAGTGTAATTCCAGGACAGATGTATATGCCTTTGGGATACTTCTACTGGAGATTTTGTTAGGGAAGAAGCCcgggaaaaatggaagaaacagCGGTTTTGTTGATTTGCCTTCACTAGTAAAAGAGGCAGTTTTGGAGGAGACAACAATGGAGGTTTTTGATGTAGAGGTGTTGAAAGGGATCAGAAGTCCAATGGAAGACGGGTTAGTTCAGGCACTGAAGCTTGCGATGGGCTGTTGTGCTCCGGTGGCGTCTGTTAGACCCTCCATGGATGAGGTTGTGAAGCAGTTGGAGGAGAACAGACCGAGGAACAGGTCTGCTCTATACAGCCCTGCAGAAACTAGAAGCGGAATGGAGACcccattttga
- the LOC127787090 gene encoding alcohol dehydrogenase 1-like encodes MSLSTAGVVIPCKAAVCWEAGKPLVIENVKVEPPQAMEVRVKIKYTSLCHTDLYFWEAKGQTPLFPRIFGHEASGIVESVGEGVSGLQPGDHVLPVFTGECGECSHCKSEESNMCDLLRIDTDRGVMLSDGKSRFSINGNPINHFLGTSTFSEYTVIHSGCLAKINPLAPLDKVCILSCGISTGLGAALNVAKPKRGSSVAIFGLGAVGLAAAEGARIAGASRIIGVDLNPNRFEEAKKFGVTEFVNPKDYDRPVQKVIAEMTNGGVDRSVECTGNVNAMISAFECVHDGWGVAVLVGVPSNDAVFMTKPINLLSERTLKGTFFGNYKPRTDLPSVVDMYMNKQLEVEKFITHTVPFSEINKAFELMLKGESLRCIIHMED; translated from the exons ATGTCGTTGAGCACTGCCGGTGTCGTGATTCCCTGCAAGG CGGCGGTATGTTGGGAAGCAGGGAAGCCATTGGTGATAGAGAATGTCAAGGTTGAGCCACCTCAGGCCATGGAAGTTAGGGTCAAGATCAAGTACACGTCCCTTTGCCATACTGATCTATACTTCTGGGAAGCTAAG GGCCAGACGCCATTGTTTCCTCGCATATTCGGCCATGAAGCTTCAGG GATTGTAGAGAGTGTTGGGGAGGGTGTTTCAGGCCTCCAGCCTGGGGATCATGTTCTCCCAGTTTTCACCGGGGAATGTGGGGAATGCTCCCACTGCAAATCTGAAGAAAGCAATATGTGTGACCTGCTGAGGATCGACACAGATAGAGGAGTTATGCTTAGTGATGGAAAGTCTAGGTTCTCAATAAATGGGAACCCTATCAATCACTTTCTTGGCACATCCACCTTCAGTGAATACACGGTTATTCATTCAGGCTGCCTTGCAAAGATAAATCCACTGGCCCCCTTGGATAAAGTCTGCATTCTCAGTTGTGGCATCTCAACAG GATTAGGTGCAGCTCTGAATGTTGCCAAACCTAAGAGGGGTTCATCAGTTGCAATCTTTGGGTTGGGTGCTGTTGGCCTAGCT GCGGCTGAAGGTGCAAGAATTGCCGGAGCATCAAGGATAATTGGTGTTGATTTGAATCCCAACAGATTTGAGGAAG CCAAGAAATTTGGAGTGACTGAATTTGTGAATCCCAAGGATTATGACAGACCAGTTCAAAAG GTCATTGCAGAGATGACAAATGGTGGAGTTGACAGGAGTGTGGAGTGCACTGGAAACGTTAATGCAATGATTTCTGCCTTTGAATGTGTTCATGAT GGATGGGGTGTGGCTGTGCTGGTTGGTGTTCCCAGTAATGATGCAGTCTTCATGACCAAACCCATTAATCTGCTCAGTGAAAGGACTCTTAAAGGGACCTTCTTTGGGAACTACAAACCTCGCACTGATCTGCCATCTGTCGTAGACATGTACATGAATAAG CAATTGGAAGTGGAGAAGTTCATCACACACACAGTCCCTTTCTCTGAAATCAACAAGGCCTTTGAGCTCATGTTGAAAGGAGAAAGTTTGCGGTGCATTATTCACATGGAAGACTAA
- the LOC127787091 gene encoding uncharacterized protein LOC127787091, translated as MASAIFLRNILCISHRTAQCYQKEAVVLNHPCQFLSSESLSRLKKQSLLSTLQIKISKTHKFQAVPAVFAAQSNFLKVLQTVWKVGKDGIEAGTNLVPDTVPRPVARISVTAVAVALVLFVLKSVLSTAFFVLAMMGVIYFAFIALNKDNGPKGGGGGGGGGTGTTSTEDSLEEARRIMEKYK; from the exons ATGGCTTCCGCAATCTTCCTTCGGAACATTTTGTGTATTTCTCACCGCACTGCACAATGTTACCAGAAAGAAGCGGTGGTTCTGAATCATCCTTGCCAGTTCCTTTCCTCAGAATCCTTGTCAAGGCTGAAGAAGCAATCTCTGCTCTCAACCCTACAAATCAAGATTTCGAAAACGCACAAATTTCAAGCAGTTCCTGCCGTCTTCGCCGCACAGTCCAATTTCTTGAAAG TGCTCCAAACGGTCTGGAAGGTGGGGAAGGATGGAATTGAAGCTGGAACCAATCTGGTACCT GATACTGTTCCAAGACCAGTAGCAAGGATATCAGTTACTGCAGTTGCAGTGGCCCTAGTGCTCTTCGTACTCAAGTCAGTCTTATCTACAGCTTTCTTCGTGCTG GCAATGATGGGGGTCATATACTTCGCATTCATAGCCTTGAACAAAGACAATGGTCCAaaaggtggtggtggtggtggtggtggtggcacTGGCACCACTTCTACAGAGGATAGTCTAGAAGAGGCAAGAAGAATTATGGAGAAGTACAAGTGA